In Hylaeus volcanicus isolate JK05 unplaced genomic scaffold, UHH_iyHylVolc1.0_haploid 12237, whole genome shotgun sequence, the genomic stretch CcaacataaaacaaaaaagcagtaaaaacaatattataatttccCCAAAATATTGGTAAAGATATTGCTTTAAGAATTTAGGAACTTAAAATGTACGATAAAACCTTGATGTTTGTTTGGTTGTGGTTACAAATATAAACCTTCCGGAACATTgccttttttttgttgtagtgttttttcttttcccgtTCGAAAATCTACGAAGGtgtgaaaaagttttttttttctctcttaatgaaaatatttgaacgtaCCGTCCTGGCTAACCCACATGCGGCGCTCACTTAGCGCTAATAGACCAGCCTCACTACAAATGGCCTGCATCACGACACACAAGAGCTGACTCAATCTCTTCAAAATAAAGTTTACTTTGATATCAGCTCCAGATAATTCGTCTTTTGCAAGAACAAACTCTTCCAAGTCAACATCGGGTGCGAGAGTCATTTTAGCAGTGTGAATCTAAACATCATATAGCAGGGTGAAATTGTAGTAtagaatgtatttaaaaaaatgacttGAAAAATTCGTCGCTTTGTTTTTGTATCAGGATGAGGTAGCTCGATTTTCCGATCAATACGTCCTGGACGAATCAATGCTGGATCTAAAGCTTCAATTCTATTTGTTGCCATAATAACCTGTAGGGTCGATCGATTCATTTGTAAAGGTGTGATTTTACTAGAGTTTGCCAACCTTTACTCCAGTTTTAGCATCAAATCCATCCAGCTGATTCAATAATTCAAGCATAGTCCGCTGAATTTCCCTTTCACCTCCACTAGTGGCCTCGTACCTAAGAGTTTTATGTTGACATGAGAAAACATATGTTGAGtagttttgttattaattcaaaagcgttaattattacattcttTACAATCCGTTTTTCTTAATAAGCTAGAAAAATCAACTACTAAACGAATTTTTGGTAaagtaaagaaacattttaatatttttttaataagaataaaacaGAAGAGTGATggcaatgaaaaaaaaaacattcactTGTTTTTCGCGTAAATTATCACGTTGTTGTAGGATAGAAACAGTTTGTTTTGAATGTATTtgaatcattttatataatactaaAGTGTTATGAAACAATGCTGTGAGATAGTCTTAAGCGTACCGTTTAGTTCCAACCGCATCAATTTcatcaatgaaaataatggaaGGTGAATGTTCTTCCGCAACACGAAACATTTCACGAACAAGCTTAGGGCCTTTAAAAATGAAGGCAAGGTAACAAAGTATCCAAGTGTTGGGTTTTGTCTTTGTCATGAGACAAAAGCGTGTCACCCACCGTCTCCcagatatttttgaataagtTCGGAGCCAACAACACGCAAAAAGGTAGCAGACGTCTCATTAGCAACAGCTTTAGCTAGTAATGTTTTTCCTGTTCCAGGGGGACCGTACAAAATGACTCCTAcaaggaagaaaaattcaataatagtACTATTACGAGTTGTTGAAATGACTAAAGACACTTGATGGTTACTTACCTTTAGGAGGTTTAATTCCAATATCCGCGTATAATTCCGGATGTGTTAAAGGCAATTCAACAGCTTCTTTGATTTCCTAGTCATGAGAAGAGTGAAGAgataccatttaaaaaaatgattcagcTTATATAGTTTCTGAGCTGACCTGCACTTGTTGATCAAGACCTCCAATATCTGCATAAGTTTCTTGTGGAGCCTTATCAACTTTCATTACAGTCACAAGAGGATTCACATCATCTTGTAAAACACCTACAATACTTAATACCTGTTAACAAACGTTGATAAGGACCcctcttataaaaaaatgacttTTAAAGTGTACTTTGTTGTGAAGAAGGACTGAGCAGCCAGGTTCTAAAGCATTTTGATCAACAAAAGTGTGAAGATGCACATAGTATTCTGTTCCAAGGCTTAATGATACAATGGCGTGATGATCATCAATAACTTCTTCAAGCGTTCCTACTGTGATAGGTGATCCCCTCAactcatcaattttattttcttcttcctataaatttgaaaacaaagaacattatttttttaataaaaataatttatttttgaaaaaatacctgttgtttattttcaagtgAAGTTTTTTGTTCTTGATTAGCTACAAACTAAGGCGTAAAGCACGCACgcacaaaaaataatttttacaaaaagttttgtgataatttttttatatacctCCTCttctaaaagtaaataatCCTTGATACGTTCAAGGCGCAATTTGCGTAATAAACAACGAGCGTTGGGTGTTACTGAGAAACGCGTCGACGAGTGTGTTATATGTTTAATATCAACACACTTTATTACCTATAGGAAATTTTGCGGCTGCTACACCTgttttaaactttttcttttttcgaccAAAAGAAGGCGGTATTGGAGTACTTTGAagtttatctttattttttttttgtgcatcAGGCAAACGAAAAGGAAGTTGTGCGTTCCCCatctattgaattttttttaattagttttattaCAGCAACTTGTTTGGTTTAATGTCTCACCAatgctttgaaaaaaaaaaagtttaacaaaaaatatgttccTACTACACTTGTCTGCACCTATTGACTTTAAATTACGGGTTGATGTCTTTTAGCAGTTTCTGACATCACCAATGGTGCTACAAACGTAAggcaagttaaaaaaaaaaacgctttACCGTTATGGATGAAAACGTGAGTAAAAAACgtatgttttaaattaatagtgtaaaagtaaaaaagtgTGTAACAAATGACCTTTAAAAAGCATTTGTATGCAGAacgttttgatatttttaatatggaATACAATTGGCCGTCAGTCCCATATGCGTAggattaaaagtaatttctagGTTGTCTAAGATACGTTTAAGAATGAGAACATTATTAAAATGCTTGTCAATCAAAATGCACACCTTCGGACCAATGACCGTCGAACGCACGCGGCtagtgtaattaaaattaatgtcacaCACAAAGATCCTAAAATTATACCATTCCAATCAATGAAAAGAGGTTCTGAATTGATATGAAACGCAATAGAGtcaaaaaaaatgtgaacacCATGCTGGTTAAATACCACTAAGAATTTGGCATTTCTGGTAGCGAACTAAGACTTTCTCACAATCCTTTGGTCCAGAAATGATATACCGAGTTTGATATTGTGAACCTTCGTTAAGTTTAAGCTCACACGTACTCCAAACGCTCCAAGGCGATAAATTGCACTTATAATCATCGTCATCTTTATAAACGAAAGGAATATATGAGTGTTTATAGTAACAATGACGactagaagaaaaaaagaaacacttaCGACAAGGtcgtttattatatttttgaaaaatcatagTATCTTCTATTTTACTGCACTCAGGAACGTTTAATCCATATCCTGGCAAAGGTGTGCGCGATGCATTACGATACCCCGCTCCACAGCTTGTATTAACGTCTCCATACTCGCTATAGTCCGAATACTGACAATTTTctaacggaaaaaaaaaaatttattggtTAACATTTGTTAAAACACATAAGAACAGCACTCTCTTTTGTT encodes the following:
- the LOC128883941 gene encoding 26S proteasome regulatory subunit 4-like, with protein sequence MGNAQLPFRLPDAQKKNKDKLQSTPIPPSFGRKKKKFKTGVAAAKFPIVTPNARCLLRKLRLERIKDYLLLEEEFVANQEQKTSLENKQQEEENKIDELRGSPITVGTLEEVIDDHHAIVSLSLGTEYYVHLHTFVDQNALEPGCSVLLHNKVLSIVGVLQDDVNPLVTVMKVDKAPQETYADIGGLDQQVQEIKEAVELPLTHPELYADIGIKPPKGVILYGPPGTGKTLLAKAVANETSATFLRVVGSELIQKYLGDGPKLVREMFRVAEEHSPSIIFIDEIDAVGTKRYEATSGGEREIQRTMLELLNQLDGFDAKTGVKVIMATNRIEALDPALIRPGRIDRKIELPHPDTKTKRRIFQIHTAKMTLAPDVDLEEFVLAKDELSGADIKAICSEAGLLALSERRMWVSQDDFRTGKEKTLQQKKGNVPEGLYL